A window of Candidatus Hydrogenedentota bacterium contains these coding sequences:
- a CDS encoding YajD family HNH nuclease, with the protein MRRPVKKKLDPEKRAQIVANARKYQAERNQGYREQALKLFPHVCARCGREFAGAALRELTVHHKDHNHHNNPPDGSNWELLCVYCHDDEHQDAEVRDAGSARSQVGPAEPTLGFNAFAGLKDLLDVDRDDGENR; encoded by the coding sequence ATGCGCAGGCCGGTTAAGAAAAAACTCGACCCCGAGAAGCGCGCGCAGATCGTCGCCAATGCGCGCAAATACCAGGCGGAACGCAACCAGGGCTATCGCGAGCAGGCCCTGAAGCTCTTCCCGCATGTCTGCGCGCGCTGCGGTCGGGAATTCGCCGGCGCCGCCCTGCGGGAACTCACCGTCCACCACAAAGACCACAATCACCACAATAACCCGCCGGACGGCAGCAACTGGGAGCTGCTCTGCGTCTACTGCCACGACGACGAGCACCAGGACGCGGAAGTGCGCGACGCGGGATCCGCGCGCAGCCAGGTGGGGCCGGCGGAGCCCACGCTGGGCTTCAACGCATTCGCGGGCTTGAAGGATCTGCTGGACGTGGACCGGGACGACGGAGAGAACCGCTAG
- the ftsZ gene encoding cell division protein FtsZ, translated as MSDEFQSFDQRAVIKVCGIGGGGGNAVTRMIEAGLSDVDFIAVNTDAQALKNSPAGTRLQIGVEMTGGLGSGAQPGVGARAAEEDRERIKDVLSGADMVFLTAGLGGGTGTGASPIVAQEASSNGALTVAIVTIPFAFEGKERMSLALKGLAELEKHVDTLIVVPNDRVATLCQNNMSLLNAFKNADEVLHNGVRAISELITIPGLINLDFADVRTIMQSRGRALMGIGTAEGEDRAVRAAQEAIICPLLEQSNINGAMGVIVNIKGGCDIGMREVQDAVTAVKESAHPDANIIFGAVVDEQERPELQVTVIAAGFPTGVSEEFLSTDGKTEKASHPVPPPLPERKRPQPVELESAKHDNGKPAHVEAFPSEQFLFPDEGQDAPAPPAPQEPEEDLSIPAFLRKRMRKNKP; from the coding sequence ATGTCCGATGAGTTTCAGTCATTCGATCAGCGCGCCGTTATCAAGGTGTGCGGCATCGGCGGGGGCGGCGGCAATGCCGTGACCCGCATGATCGAAGCGGGCCTCTCCGACGTGGATTTCATCGCGGTGAACACCGATGCCCAGGCGCTGAAGAACTCCCCCGCGGGCACCCGGCTCCAGATCGGCGTCGAGATGACCGGCGGCCTCGGATCCGGCGCGCAACCCGGTGTTGGGGCGCGGGCGGCGGAGGAGGATCGCGAGCGCATCAAGGATGTGCTCAGCGGCGCGGACATGGTGTTTTTGACGGCGGGCCTGGGGGGCGGCACGGGCACCGGGGCCTCGCCCATCGTGGCGCAGGAGGCTTCGAGCAATGGCGCGCTGACCGTGGCGATTGTGACCATCCCGTTCGCCTTCGAGGGGAAGGAGCGGATGTCGCTGGCGCTGAAGGGGCTGGCGGAGCTGGAGAAGCACGTGGACACGCTGATCGTGGTGCCGAATGATCGCGTGGCGACGCTTTGCCAGAACAACATGTCGCTTTTGAACGCCTTCAAGAACGCGGACGAGGTGCTGCACAACGGCGTGCGTGCGATTTCGGAACTGATCACGATTCCCGGGTTGATTAACCTGGACTTCGCGGACGTCCGCACGATTATGCAGTCCCGCGGGCGCGCCCTGATGGGGATCGGGACCGCCGAGGGCGAGGATCGCGCGGTGCGCGCGGCGCAGGAAGCGATTATCTGCCCGCTTCTGGAACAATCGAACATCAATGGCGCGATGGGCGTCATCGTGAATATCAAGGGCGGCTGCGACATCGGGATGCGCGAGGTGCAGGACGCGGTGACGGCGGTCAAGGAGTCGGCGCACCCGGACGCCAACATTATTTTTGGCGCGGTGGTGGATGAGCAGGAGCGCCCGGAACTTCAGGTGACCGTGATCGCGGCGGGCTTCCCGACGGGGGTCTCGGAGGAGTTTCTCTCGACGGACGGCAAGACCGAGAAGGCGTCGCATCCCGTGCCGCCGCCGCTGCCCGAGCGCAAGCGCCCGCAGCCGGTGGAGCTGGAATCGGCTAAGCACGACAATGGCAAGCCGGCGCATGTGGAGGCGTTTCCGTCGGAGCAGTTCCTGTTTCCCGACGAGGGGCAGGATGCGCCGGCCCCACCCGCCCCGCAGGAGCCCGAAGAGGATCTGAGTATCCCGGCGTTTCTTCGCAAGCGCATGAGAAAGAACAAACCATGA
- a CDS encoding ABC transporter ATP-binding protein gives METVARIKNLTRTYKRVTALDDVSLDIPKGSVFGLVGSNGAGKTTLIKHLMGMLRPQSGTVEVFGMDPIAEPEAVLVRIGFLSEDRDLPGWMRVHELMRYLRAFYPNWDPDFAEELREQFKLDPQAKLKTLSRGQLAQAGLLGALAHRPDFLVLDEPSSGLDPVVRRDILSAIIRTVADEGRTVLFSSHLLEEVERVADHMAMIYNGKLLLNAPLEEIKRTHTKFVAKFETPPLRATLPGALSCQHFNGEWTVLCNREHEACKQAITEQGGAILEESEVGLEEIFIAHAGAPMALGGE, from the coding sequence ATGGAAACGGTAGCACGCATCAAGAACCTCACGCGCACGTACAAACGCGTGACCGCCCTGGACGACGTGTCGCTGGACATCCCGAAGGGGTCCGTGTTCGGCCTCGTGGGCAGCAACGGCGCGGGGAAGACCACGCTCATCAAGCACCTCATGGGCATGCTGCGCCCGCAGTCGGGCACGGTGGAGGTCTTCGGCATGGACCCCATCGCCGAGCCCGAGGCCGTGCTCGTGCGCATCGGCTTCCTCAGCGAAGACCGCGACCTGCCCGGCTGGATGCGGGTCCACGAACTCATGCGCTACCTCCGCGCGTTCTACCCGAACTGGGACCCGGACTTCGCCGAGGAGCTCCGCGAGCAGTTCAAGCTCGACCCCCAGGCCAAGCTCAAGACCCTCTCGCGCGGGCAGCTCGCCCAGGCGGGACTGCTCGGCGCGCTGGCGCACCGGCCCGATTTCCTCGTGCTCGACGAGCCCTCCTCCGGCCTCGACCCGGTCGTGCGGCGCGACATCCTCTCCGCCATCATCCGCACCGTGGCCGACGAGGGGCGCACCGTGCTCTTCTCCTCGCACCTGCTGGAGGAGGTCGAGCGCGTCGCCGACCACATGGCCATGATCTACAACGGCAAGCTGCTGCTCAACGCGCCGCTGGAAGAGATCAAACGGACCCACACCAAGTTCGTCGCCAAGTTCGAAACGCCGCCGCTCCGCGCTACCCTCCCTGGCGCCCTCAGTTGCCAGCATTTCAATGGCGAATGGACCGTCCTCTGCAATCGGGAGCACGAGGCCTGCAAACAGGCCATCACGGAACAGGGCGGCGCGATTCTGGAGGAAAGCGAGGTGGGCCTGGAAGAGATCTTCATCGCGCATGCCGGCGCGCCGATGGCGCTGGGCGGGGAGTAG
- a CDS encoding DUF1501 domain-containing protein codes for MTEPNHAQSLSRRKFLVQCGGGFAGLALAQMLARDAAARAPFHHPPRVNRIIQLFMTGGASPMDLFDYKPELERLHGQMLGPKEKPDGFVAMPGAIMKSPFAFKQHGQSGRWVSEVFPEQAKLVDEMAFLMAMTTKTNVHGPGTYMMNSGFLLPGFPSMGSWITYALGNIADNLPSFVVLPDARGLPYNQKGCFSSGFLPAVHQGTVINAAAPQPVPNLFPDEAYPFAGPDADAEGLALLDAINRAHAADRPGDSRLDARISSYELAAKMQLSAPEAFDVMREPDYVRRAYGLEEKHTEDFGRRCLLATRLIERGVRFVQVWSGPQGAVGNWDNHASIIDELPPMAASVDKPIAAMLRDLKSRGLDEDTLVIWTTEFGRTPFAQSGTGRDHNGGSFVTWLWGAGIKGGVSHGESDPWGYQAAQGKTYCYDLHATVLHLLGIDHQRLTVRQDGIDRRLTDVHGHVVREILA; via the coding sequence ATGACCGAGCCGAATCACGCGCAGTCTCTCAGCCGCAGGAAGTTTCTGGTCCAGTGCGGCGGCGGTTTCGCCGGACTCGCCCTCGCGCAGATGCTCGCGCGGGACGCCGCCGCCCGCGCGCCTTTCCACCACCCGCCGCGCGTCAACCGGATCATCCAGCTTTTCATGACCGGCGGCGCGAGCCCCATGGATCTCTTCGACTACAAGCCCGAACTGGAACGGCTCCACGGGCAGATGCTCGGGCCGAAGGAAAAGCCCGACGGGTTTGTCGCCATGCCCGGCGCCATCATGAAAAGCCCCTTCGCCTTCAAACAGCACGGCCAGAGCGGGCGCTGGGTGAGCGAGGTCTTCCCGGAACAGGCGAAGCTCGTCGACGAAATGGCCTTCCTCATGGCCATGACCACCAAGACCAACGTCCACGGCCCCGGAACCTACATGATGAACTCGGGCTTCCTCCTCCCGGGCTTCCCCAGCATGGGATCCTGGATCACGTACGCGCTCGGGAACATCGCCGACAACCTGCCGTCGTTTGTCGTGCTGCCGGATGCCCGTGGCCTGCCCTACAACCAGAAGGGCTGCTTTTCCTCGGGCTTCTTACCCGCCGTTCACCAGGGCACCGTGATCAACGCCGCCGCGCCCCAGCCCGTGCCCAACCTATTCCCGGATGAGGCCTATCCCTTCGCCGGCCCGGATGCGGACGCCGAGGGCCTCGCGCTGCTGGACGCCATCAACCGCGCCCACGCCGCCGATCGCCCCGGCGACTCGCGCCTCGATGCGCGCATTTCCAGCTACGAACTCGCCGCGAAGATGCAGCTCTCCGCCCCGGAGGCTTTCGACGTCATGCGCGAGCCCGACTACGTCCGGCGCGCCTATGGGCTCGAAGAAAAGCACACGGAAGACTTCGGCCGCCGCTGCCTGCTGGCCACGCGGCTCATCGAGCGGGGCGTCCGCTTCGTGCAGGTCTGGAGCGGGCCCCAGGGCGCCGTCGGCAACTGGGACAACCACGCCAGCATCATCGACGAGCTGCCTCCCATGGCCGCGAGCGTGGACAAGCCCATCGCCGCCATGTTGCGCGACCTCAAATCGCGCGGGCTGGATGAGGATACGCTCGTCATCTGGACCACCGAGTTCGGGCGCACGCCCTTCGCCCAATCCGGCACGGGACGGGACCACAACGGCGGCAGCTTCGTCACCTGGCTCTGGGGCGCGGGCATCAAAGGCGGCGTGTCCCACGGCGAAAGCGACCCGTGGGGCTACCAGGCCGCCCAGGGCAAGACCTACTGCTACGACCTCCACGCCACCGTGCTCCACCTCCTCGGCATCGACCACCAGCGGCTCACCGTCCGCCAGGACGGCATCGACCGCCGCCTCACCGACGTGCATGGGCATGTGGTGCGGGAAATACTGGCGTGA
- a CDS encoding PilT/PilU family type 4a pilus ATPase, whose protein sequence is MMDRTQFVKLLQRAVQKDASDIHLKTGSPVYFRVDGLMASQEGDVLVSEDIDSMLSILLSKDQYDFFMKRGDLDLAFTEKGVGRFRVNVFRQRGSVSLVMRRIKNKILTFEQLNLPPPVVRFATMQRGLILITGTTGSGKSTALAAIVDHINSNRRCHVVTIEDPIEYVHNDRLAVINQREVTIDTRDFSSALKAVMRQDPDVILVGEMRDLETFQAAISASETGHLVFSTLHTTNVMLTIDRIIDLFPSNQHDQVRSQLAMNLRAIMCLRLLPRANGTGRVPNCEIMFTNPGIRALIKENRIVQMDNAIANGRESGMMSFNDSLYDLIKKELITLDTGVEISDNPEELKMLLQGIRLSSGRGGLLR, encoded by the coding sequence ATGATGGATCGTACGCAGTTTGTGAAGCTCCTGCAGCGCGCGGTGCAGAAGGACGCCTCGGATATTCACCTGAAGACGGGGAGCCCGGTCTATTTTCGCGTGGACGGGCTCATGGCGTCGCAGGAAGGCGATGTGCTGGTCAGCGAGGATATCGACAGCATGCTGTCCATCCTGCTGAGCAAGGATCAGTACGATTTTTTCATGAAGCGGGGCGATCTTGACCTGGCCTTCACGGAGAAGGGGGTGGGGCGTTTCCGCGTGAACGTGTTCCGGCAGCGCGGGTCGGTTTCGCTGGTTATGCGGCGCATAAAGAACAAGATCCTGACGTTCGAACAGCTTAACCTGCCGCCGCCGGTGGTGCGCTTCGCGACGATGCAGCGCGGCCTGATCCTGATCACCGGGACGACCGGCAGCGGCAAATCGACGGCGCTGGCGGCGATCGTCGATCACATCAACTCGAACCGCCGCTGCCACGTGGTTACGATTGAAGACCCGATTGAATACGTGCACAATGATCGGCTTGCGGTGATCAACCAGCGCGAGGTCACGATCGACACGCGCGATTTCTCCTCGGCGCTGAAGGCGGTGATGCGCCAGGATCCGGACGTTATCCTGGTGGGCGAGATGCGCGATCTGGAGACTTTCCAGGCGGCGATCAGCGCGTCGGAAACGGGGCACCTGGTGTTCAGCACGCTGCACACGACGAACGTGATGCTCACGATCGACCGCATCATCGACCTGTTCCCATCCAACCAGCATGACCAGGTCCGGTCGCAGCTCGCGATGAACCTGCGGGCGATCATGTGCCTCCGGCTGCTGCCGCGCGCCAACGGCACGGGCCGGGTTCCGAACTGCGAGATCATGTTCACCAACCCGGGCATCCGGGCGCTGATCAAGGAAAACCGCATCGTCCAGATGGACAACGCGATCGCCAATGGCCGCGAATCGGGCATGATGAGCTTTAACGACAGCCTCTATGACCTGATCAAGAAGGAACTCATCACGCTGGACACGGGCGTGGAGATTTCCGACAATCCCGAGGAGCTGAAGATGCTGCTCCAGGGTATCCGGCTGAGTTCCGGCCGGGGCGGGTTGCTTCGGTAG
- a CDS encoding PSD1 domain-containing protein, whose amino-acid sequence MNLLNVVALAGVLGAAAAPADLFTERVQPILQKHCFECHAHTGTIKGGLALDSASGLRLGGEGGPIFVPGAPEKSRLITAVQHSDPSFKMPPKAKLSADEIAVLADWIQRGAVDPRGDAEGPAVAGGSTDSGAAWEALYQQRLTWWSLQPLAESSPPAVADASWPRNDVDHFILTALEARELRPAPEADARTLARRLSFALTGLPPTVAQAEAFAANPSEAGYSALVDELLASPHFGERWARHWMDVVHYADTHGYEWDAPAKNAWRYRDYLIRALNQDVPYRQLILEQIAGDLIPPRVDPETGLNAAIIGPMALRLGERRHGDNGDAEGVTQEAVANMIDTMSKGFLATTVACAQCHDHKLDAVGQADYYSLAGVLMSSRWSVRSAETADPNGPVIDRMKGLKAAIRAELGDRWRESAPAIANTLLTPAPDPEAAEKSTDKAEETPAEPAFPESLPAVWQYLQAKQALGVPVEEAWRGLAAEFASKHADRAAGNAANLRLIADFTLPEPPRGWTLEGFGMKHGLVGDGALVIAEEGESAVAHLLPAGRWTHVWSKRLAGAVRSSLFARDPAPAIAVEYAGGDYAAQALIVDKAFHSERMKFLKQPLPGWLTLDTGNLAALAGGTDPTPRDSYIELVTKSLNNYYPPRDRFGGLPREAEDDPRSWFGLTRAYEVTPGYTPADELNRLAPLFEHAEPPATSEAAAERITDLVIDALDRWRDDRCDTDDVRLINEALQAGWLPNAANATPRLNELIADYRQAEQALQPDRTIGSAEDAHEGRDARLAVRGSYTTLGDEVPRGTIRFLGGPGSRAYESASGRLELARNFTRDDNPLTARVYVNRVWHHLFGAGIVRTVDDFGHLGETPSHPELLDWLAKRFMAEGWSTKQLIRMLVTSSAWRQASAPDPAAVTADPENRLWHHMPLRRLEAEAVRDAILAASGRLDTALYGPPINPHRVAEDPTKRLFAGPLDGDGRRSIYQKMTMMEPPRFLALFNQPIPKLTQGRRDTSNVPNQALALLNDPFVVAMAEHWGARAVERTDESAESRIAHMFHTAFARPPHSEETARFAEFAVASAELRGADPADLMACAPVWRDVAHAIFNLKEFIYVP is encoded by the coding sequence ATGAACCTCCTCAATGTAGTTGCCCTGGCGGGCGTCCTCGGCGCCGCCGCCGCGCCGGCGGACCTCTTCACGGAACGTGTGCAACCGATCCTGCAGAAGCATTGCTTCGAGTGCCACGCCCACACCGGAACGATTAAGGGCGGGCTCGCGCTCGACTCCGCCTCCGGCCTGCGCCTGGGCGGCGAGGGCGGCCCGATCTTCGTCCCCGGCGCGCCGGAAAAGAGCCGCCTGATTACCGCCGTGCAGCATTCGGACCCGTCCTTCAAGATGCCGCCGAAGGCTAAGCTCTCGGCGGACGAGATCGCCGTGCTCGCGGATTGGATCCAGCGGGGCGCCGTGGATCCCCGTGGCGATGCCGAGGGGCCCGCAGTCGCGGGGGGCTCCACGGACAGCGGCGCCGCCTGGGAGGCCCTCTATCAGCAGCGGCTCACGTGGTGGAGCCTGCAGCCCCTGGCGGAGTCATCGCCGCCCGCCGTCGCGGATGCGTCCTGGCCGCGCAATGATGTCGATCACTTCATCCTGACGGCTCTGGAGGCCCGGGAATTGCGCCCCGCCCCCGAAGCGGACGCGCGAACTTTGGCGCGCCGCCTGAGCTTCGCCCTGACCGGATTGCCGCCGACCGTCGCGCAGGCCGAGGCCTTCGCCGCCAATCCTTCAGAAGCCGGCTACAGCGCCCTGGTGGACGAATTGCTCGCCAGCCCCCACTTTGGCGAGCGCTGGGCGCGCCACTGGATGGATGTCGTGCACTACGCCGACACCCACGGCTACGAATGGGACGCCCCCGCGAAGAACGCGTGGCGTTACCGCGACTACCTCATCCGGGCGTTGAACCAGGATGTGCCTTACAGGCAACTGATCCTGGAGCAGATCGCCGGTGACCTGATCCCGCCGCGGGTTGACCCCGAGACCGGGCTGAACGCGGCCATCATCGGACCGATGGCCCTGCGCCTGGGCGAACGCCGCCACGGCGACAATGGCGACGCCGAAGGGGTCACCCAGGAAGCCGTCGCGAACATGATCGACACCATGAGCAAGGGCTTCCTGGCTACCACCGTGGCCTGCGCCCAGTGCCACGATCACAAGCTCGACGCCGTGGGCCAGGCCGACTACTACAGCCTCGCCGGCGTGCTGATGAGTTCGCGCTGGTCCGTGCGTAGCGCGGAAACGGCGGACCCGAACGGTCCCGTGATAGATCGTATGAAGGGTCTCAAGGCGGCCATCCGCGCGGAGCTGGGTGATCGCTGGCGGGAATCGGCCCCCGCCATCGCGAATACCCTCCTGACCCCAGCACCCGATCCCGAAGCGGCGGAGAAATCGACCGATAAGGCGGAGGAAACACCCGCCGAACCGGCCTTTCCCGAGTCACTGCCCGCCGTATGGCAGTACCTTCAGGCGAAGCAGGCGCTGGGCGTTCCCGTGGAAGAGGCGTGGCGCGGTCTGGCGGCGGAATTCGCATCCAAACACGCGGATCGCGCCGCTGGAAACGCGGCCAATCTCCGCCTCATTGCCGACTTCACCCTGCCCGAACCGCCCCGGGGCTGGACGCTCGAGGGCTTCGGCATGAAGCATGGCCTCGTGGGCGATGGCGCGCTCGTAATCGCGGAGGAAGGCGAGTCCGCTGTCGCGCACCTCCTCCCTGCGGGCCGGTGGACCCATGTCTGGTCCAAACGCCTGGCGGGCGCGGTGCGCAGTTCGCTATTCGCCCGGGATCCCGCGCCGGCCATCGCTGTGGAATATGCGGGTGGCGATTACGCCGCGCAGGCGCTCATTGTGGACAAGGCCTTCCACAGCGAGCGGATGAAGTTTCTCAAACAGCCCCTCCCCGGGTGGCTGACCCTCGATACGGGCAACCTGGCCGCACTGGCCGGCGGCACGGACCCCACGCCGCGCGATTCCTACATCGAACTGGTCACGAAATCGCTGAACAACTACTACCCGCCGCGGGACCGCTTCGGCGGCCTGCCGCGCGAGGCGGAAGACGACCCGCGCTCGTGGTTCGGCCTTACGCGCGCCTACGAAGTCACCCCCGGCTACACGCCAGCCGATGAGCTAAACCGCCTGGCGCCGCTCTTTGAACACGCCGAACCGCCGGCAACGTCCGAGGCGGCCGCGGAACGCATTACGGATCTCGTGATTGACGCGCTTGATCGCTGGCGCGATGATCGCTGCGATACAGACGATGTGCGCCTGATCAACGAGGCGCTCCAGGCGGGATGGCTGCCGAATGCCGCCAACGCGACGCCCCGGTTAAACGAACTCATCGCGGACTACCGTCAGGCCGAGCAGGCGCTCCAGCCCGATCGCACCATCGGTTCCGCGGAGGACGCGCATGAAGGGCGCGATGCCCGCCTCGCCGTTCGCGGCTCCTACACCACCCTCGGCGACGAAGTCCCGCGCGGCACGATCCGCTTCCTCGGCGGGCCCGGATCCCGCGCCTACGAAAGCGCCAGCGGGCGCCTCGAACTCGCCCGCAACTTCACGCGCGACGACAACCCGCTGACCGCCCGCGTCTACGTCAACCGCGTCTGGCACCACCTCTTCGGGGCCGGCATCGTGCGCACCGTGGACGACTTCGGCCATCTCGGCGAGACCCCGTCGCACCCCGAGCTGCTCGACTGGCTCGCGAAGCGTTTCATGGCCGAGGGCTGGTCCACGAAACAGCTTATTCGCATGTTGGTGACCTCGTCCGCCTGGCGGCAGGCCAGCGCACCGGATCCCGCCGCGGTCACCGCGGATCCCGAGAACCGGCTCTGGCATCACATGCCCCTGCGGCGCCTCGAAGCCGAGGCCGTCCGTGACGCCATACTCGCGGCCTCCGGACGGCTCGACACGGCGTTGTATGGCCCGCCCATCAATCCCCACCGTGTGGCGGAGGACCCGACCAAGCGCCTCTTTGCCGGACCGCTCGACGGCGATGGGCGCCGCAGCATTTACCAGAAGATGACCATGATGGAGCCGCCGCGCTTCCTCGCCCTGTTCAACCAGCCGATTCCCAAATTGACCCAGGGCCGACGGGATACGTCCAACGTGCCCAACCAGGCGCTCGCGCTGCTGAACGACCCCTTCGTTGTGGCGATGGCGGAGCACTGGGGCGCCCGCGCCGTGGAGCGGACCGACGAATCGGCGGAATCGCGGATCGCGCACATGTTCCACACCGCGTTCGCGCGCCCGCCCCACTCGGAAGAAACCGCGCGCTTCGCCGAGTTCGCCGTGGCCAGCGCCGAGTTGCGCGGCGCCGACCCGGCGGACCTGATGGCCTGCGCGCCAGTCTGGCGCGACGTGGCCCACGCGATCTTTAATCTCAAGGAGTTCATCTACGTGCCGTAG
- a CDS encoding GntR family transcriptional regulator, which yields MQLHIAPGDGAPIYRQIMDQVKHLVAAGRLKPGDEMPPIRALAQQLLINPNTVARAYRELETQGVLASRQGSGTVVAGGGSPLARAERLRLLAAQADRLLAEAAHLGFDLDTVLELVEKRHRKR from the coding sequence ATGCAGTTGCATATCGCGCCCGGCGACGGCGCGCCCATCTACCGCCAGATCATGGACCAGGTGAAGCACCTGGTCGCGGCGGGGCGCCTGAAGCCCGGGGACGAGATGCCGCCCATTCGCGCGCTGGCGCAGCAGCTCCTGATCAACCCGAACACGGTGGCGCGGGCGTACCGCGAGCTGGAGACGCAGGGGGTGCTGGCATCGCGTCAGGGATCGGGCACGGTGGTGGCCGGGGGCGGATCGCCCCTGGCGCGGGCGGAGCGGCTGCGGCTGCTGGCGGCGCAGGCCGATCGTCTGCTGGCGGAGGCGGCGCACCTGGGCTTTGATTTGGACACGGTATTGGAACTCGTGGAGAAGCGGCACCGGAAACGGTAG
- a CDS encoding DNA cytosine methyltransferase produces the protein MATTGFTCIDLFCGAGGLSQGFYNQGFDVRIANDFDAYSAMTYRAAHPDANFIEGPIEHLESKMLLELAGLKKGELDCLIGGPPCQAFSVYNHQRGFHDARSGLFREYLRLVEGLLPRFVVMENVTGILSAGGGRAVEEIHARLTELGYAVSQDTLKAEQYGVPQERRRVFFVGTRLPGPYFSFPEPAHGAGGKPYVTVRDAISDLPALNILEGKEVSEYTGEPSSAYQSEMRHHSDALFNHVAPRLAPINMERLKHIPQGGSWRDIPVHLLPSGMRKARRCDHTKRYGRLHPDGLACTILTKCDLHWGAYIHPEQQRTLTVREAARFQSFPDRMRFFGPRIEQFRQVGNAVPPLLAEAVASSIKELLIGAQTERENQCLKSILAT, from the coding sequence ATGGCGACGACTGGCTTTACCTGTATAGACCTCTTCTGTGGGGCCGGGGGTCTTTCTCAAGGGTTCTACAATCAAGGGTTTGATGTTCGGATCGCAAACGATTTCGATGCATATTCGGCCATGACGTACCGTGCGGCCCATCCCGACGCCAATTTCATCGAAGGCCCCATCGAGCACCTTGAAAGTAAAATGCTCCTGGAGCTGGCCGGCCTGAAGAAGGGCGAACTCGACTGTCTGATCGGAGGGCCTCCGTGCCAGGCGTTCAGCGTGTACAACCATCAGCGTGGATTTCACGACGCCCGAAGTGGATTGTTTCGCGAATACCTCCGGCTGGTGGAAGGGCTATTGCCCCGGTTCGTTGTAATGGAAAACGTAACGGGGATTCTCTCGGCCGGCGGCGGAAGAGCAGTCGAGGAAATCCATGCTCGCTTGACGGAGTTGGGCTATGCCGTGTCCCAAGACACGCTGAAGGCGGAGCAATACGGCGTGCCTCAGGAGCGCCGCAGAGTTTTCTTCGTGGGGACACGACTGCCAGGCCCATACTTCAGTTTCCCGGAACCTGCGCACGGGGCCGGCGGGAAGCCCTACGTTACGGTTCGCGACGCGATAAGCGACCTTCCGGCACTGAACATTCTTGAGGGCAAGGAGGTATCTGAGTACACGGGTGAGCCGTCTTCAGCCTATCAATCGGAAATGCGCCACCATTCAGACGCGCTTTTCAACCATGTCGCACCCCGGCTGGCGCCCATAAACATGGAGCGCCTGAAGCATATTCCGCAGGGGGGAAGCTGGAGGGACATCCCGGTTCACCTGCTTCCATCGGGAATGCGGAAGGCGCGCCGATGCGATCACACAAAGCGTTACGGGCGGCTGCATCCGGACGGGCTCGCGTGCACGATACTGACGAAGTGTGACTTGCACTGGGGCGCCTACATTCATCCCGAACAGCAACGCACCCTTACAGTCCGCGAGGCGGCGCGATTCCAGTCTTTTCCCGATCGCATGAGGTTTTTCGGGCCGAGGATCGAGCAGTTCCGGCAGGTCGGGAACGCCGTGCCACCGCTGCTGGCGGAGGCGGTCGCTTCATCCATAAAAGAACTCCTAATCGGCGCCCAAACGGAACGGGAGAACCAATGCCTGAAGTCGATCCTCGCGACATAA